In Carettochelys insculpta isolate YL-2023 chromosome 3, ASM3395843v1, whole genome shotgun sequence, the genomic stretch ATAAGGGCAGTTTGttgggtttatttatttgttttgctcATTATTTTCAACAAAATATGAGTATCAGAAAAACGGTTTTAGTCAGGTCAAAGGATAATATGAAATCATTTCTCAACATGTAACTAAATCAGATTTGGAACAATACTTAAGTAAACATCTATCCTCAGGGGATCTCTGGCTTTTATAAAATGCACTATGTTTGGTGCAGATCATGTCAGAAAGATCAGGAAACCTTGGTCATGCCTAAACAATAAATATTAAAGTTCCTTTGTGCTTTCTTTATCAGAAAGTTCAAGGTTGCAAGCTGGTAATATCCACAACACTTTTCAAACAGAGATTCTTTCAAATGTGTTCTTCACGTTCAAAACaatcaaggattttttttttttgcacaagcCTTTTGCAACTGAAGCCCACAATGGCAGCCTGTGAAAGTTCCATTTTCACAAAAATGGAGAGAATTTTTCAGCTTCCATCACTTTTAGTACAGCTTGCAAAGACTACAGATTCAAGAATTCTATGCTCAACTTTGACCAGCAGCCAAAGATTCTGGTGAGGCATTATCACTTGGACTGAGATATGGTACTGCATACATACAAAATAGTATATGGCTGCGTCTCTGAATCAAAAGTTAGGTTGGCAAATGTCCCATAGCAATTCTGTGGGCTGCATTTTGCTCATATATTGCACTTCTCTACTTCTTTCTAAATAAGTGTGCATTTTATGTTTCCAAATTGAAATTTGAATTTGCAAATAACAAAATGAATTTACATCTGTAGACGAATTTACCAAATCATATATTTCACATACCACAATTTAGATTGATAGAGCACTTCTTCAGTGGAGTGTGAGGGTAACttgtgcattcacacacacaggtaCATACCATGAGCTGCACAAAGAGATACTGCATGAGGCTCAGGAATTAGAGGTATGAGGAGAATTACACCAAAAGAGAAGACAAGAAGATTTACAGGGACAACAAGAAGCCATTTTGCAACCTATACagtgttttaaataatttcataaCAATGTCTAACTACCTTGCGGTATCCATATGTGACTTGAATTGAAACCTGTGGATTCCTTGGAACCAGCTGGAACTGCACTAGCTATTTGTGCTTACCTGAGATCCCAGAGTTGATTACAACCAAAAAAACCGGATGGATCAGTAACAGGTTCATAATTGCTCTTCAGCTTCTTGTAATTTTGTAGGAAAACTTTATTAAGTCTCTCATTtccttaataaaaagaaaacccttgaagtgtgtttgtttttgcttaATGCAGATTGGATTTTGATATTAAACTGGATTTATTAAAAGGATACATAagcctggcagctgctctcacATCTTGATGATAAAATAATTGTATCAGCACCCTGGAACCGCCATCCCtgtccctcccacacacccttTAAGAGTTTGTTTTGAATTTGTTATAAAATACTATTTTATGAAGCCTCCTCGGGGATCCGCTTATGAAAAATGACTGACTGCCTCTGCTGATACTGCTGTTTGCGTCGTTTCCGTTTGTCACACTGGCACAGCAGTAACATCTTGAAAGTGGTTCTGAATGTTTTGTTACACAATGCATAACACATAGGGTTCACTGTGCTATTGATGTAACAAAGCCAGTATCCCAGGTTCCAAAATGTTTTGGGGATACAGCTATCACAAAAGGTGTTCACCAGAACCATGATGTTGTATGGTGTCCAGGTGATGATGAAGGCAAACAAAATAGCACTGAGTGTCTGTGCTGCTTTCTTTTCTTTGATAAGTGACATTCGTTTTCGCTTGGTGATCTGACTTCTGGTCTTCAAGGCAAACTTTTTTGCCAGGGTTGCTTCCTTGAAGGACAAAGGCAGAGCTGCTGATGTCTTAGCTGCTGATGGAATGCCATCAGAAATcttggctgcctctgctgctgcctctagGTGAACTGGAAGTTTAGGAAAGCTCTTCTGAAAGTTTCCGCCATCGTCCACACTCTTCTGAGAGGGCAACTTTTTAGGTTTCCTCTCCTTTGACCCATTGCTCGGTTTCTGCAAGTCGTCCCCCGACCCATTCAGGTCTTCAGATGAGGGTAATTGAGTGGAGTTGAGGATGGTGCTGTGACCAGGAAGCTTCAGCACAATGGAATAAATGGCCCTCGTCTCTGTAGCAATGTCTTCTTCATCAGAGGAGGCAGAGTTTTCAAGAGAACCAGCGGCATCATTGTTGTTCCAGCTATCGCTGCTGCTGTGATCCTGGTCCCCCTGATCCTGGCTGGGTTTCCAGCTCTTTGTGGTAAGCCAGAAGTGGCATCGGCCATATTTTCTTCTGGTTGAGCGCCTCAtactctgctgctgcagctcatagctgctgcagcttctggagCTACCCGTTTGGTGGATGAAGTGTGCTGCCTCAGCTTCGCTGCCTGAGGCCTGTAGCCCTGCTAACTCTTTGGTGCGTTTCTCTGTCTCCTTGTAGATCCTCCAGTACAAAATAGTCATAATTGTGACTGGCAAATAAAAGGCAGCAATGGCAGTGCCAAAAGTGATGGTAGGTACACTTAAAAACTGGATATAACATTCATCAGGAGGCACAGTTCTTTTCCCAACAAAATACTGCCAGAACAAGATGGCAGGGGCCCAAAGAATGAATGAGATGACCCAAGCTAAGCCAATCATCATTCCAGCCCTTTTGGTTGTTCGTTTAGCTCTGTATGTAAGTGGCCTGGTGATGGAAAAATACCTGTCAAAACTTATGACAAGAAGGTTCATGACAGAGGCATTGCTGGCCACATAGTCAATGGAGAGCCACAGATCACAGGCCAAATTTCCCAAAGCCCAGTGGTCCATGATGATGTAGGTGGTGAAAAGGTTCATTGAAATAACACCAATGATCAAATCTGCACAGGCAAGACTCAGCAGGAAGTAATTGTTGACTGTTTTAAGTTGTTTGTTAACTTTAAATGCCACAATCACCAGGATGTTTCCTATGATGGTCACCAGTGCGAGAATGCCAGTCAGGAAGGCAATCAGAACTACTTGCCAGAGTGTGTGTCCACCCAGACGGTCTTTGCTCATGCCAGCTAGTGACCTGTTGGCTGTTTCCATAGTACTGAAGGGAAAAATCTCAGTTGTCTGAGGGTAGTCGTAGCTGCCAGTGAGTGATGGCACATCATCAAGGAGTCCTGTTCCCTGTGAATCTCTATTCCAGACAAAGCTCACATTTGAAAATGAGGAGGAGACTGTAGTATTGCGCAGGATCATCGTGACTTTCTGACATAGTCTGCAGAGGAAAAAGATAATAAGAGAGAGTAAATTaaaagcttgttttttttttgttttttttaaatagctgactAGCATTTTCAATGATGGCTCATTTAAAAGCAAAAGTAAAAGACACCTATCAAACACAATAGGTTAAATAAATTTGTGGTGGAATTTGGTTGCACCAGGGATGAATATGTAATCATTCATTAGGAACAGGAAGAGTTGAGATAGAGATTTGACCTTGGGGGCAGAGGTGGCAACAGTTTGAGAAATTTTTTGCATCAAAATGGGGGACCTCAGGTTGCTAAAGTTTGAAAACTTCTGTCATAGAGAACATATTGTATGATTAAAAAAATGATGTTCTTATTGACCAATAGTGCCTGTTCTAAATGTAGTTTCTCAAGTTGTATATAtactcttgtccagcagcatgaTACTGGGTGATATTGAAAAGTAAATGCTTACCAACAGTTGCCACTTATTCCCTATTGCAAGTACGATAGTATCTCACCTAGCATACCATACTCACTGCATTACGTACAACCTGTCCTTAAACAGGTGCTACTAGTGATATTGCCTATTCCTTTGTTTCTCCCAGAAGTGTTTGTTTTATCCACCTGCTGCCTACATTTCTATACTtaaagctcttcagggcagggtgtGTCGATTATGCAACGGTACATTGCCCAGTACAAAGGAGCTGTAGTCTCTAGGCAGTATTGTAACGTTAATGAATTAATTTGTTCTTCAACAAGCGAAGGTGTTAAAGGTGTGACCTGACAGGATGCTGACCACATACCATTTGGTGGAGAGTGCCTTGATCACTTGCTAGGTAAAATGAGGAATAAGAAGGAAAGGCTCAGAGCAAATGCCTTGCATGCACTCTAAAGCTCTGTCTATGTgtcagtgctctttcaaaagggtaaaCTTCAAAGGATAACATTTGAATTTTAGCCCGCTGAAagagcacagctacacacaaaggccgtttctattccaaagtggcatggtaattcatggcccaaaatatgctaatgaggcatcgatgcaaattccccgtgcctcattagcatactgtgacgtgatttggagtccggaagaccggtCTTCTGCAtgccaaaacgccgtttagaagcatggcccagggggagcttctggaaggaagtccttcttccagaggccccttcttcccgaaggggaagaaaatttttgggaagaaggggcctccggaagaaggacttccttctggaagctcccccggggccatgcttctacacggtattttggagtccagaagaacggtcttccggactccaaatcacgtgaccgtatgctaatgaggcatggggaatttgcatccatgcctcattagcatatttcgggccgtgaaTTACCATGCtgctttcgaagaaagtggctggtgtagaaatggccaaaaagtgGATTGAATCCTAgagccgctcttttgaaagaccacgctgttctttcaaaagagagtgtccacacagccccaggcattctttcaaaagaacagagcaggacacactgcagacagggtcacatggtggaaaAGCCCTTCTGGGGaccacagccagctgcttccttaaagtaCCCTTCCCCTACATCCTTGCCCTGCACACACCGAGACCTGCCAAGCTGCCACAAACCAAGCAGAGCCCGTGCAGGAACCAGAGGGTAGCATGCAGCCTAGTGGAGCCCCATCAGCTGCTCCTGGCATTGGATGCTGCTATCCTGGAGACTGTGTTACCTTTGCTGTGCACATGTGTCATGgccacccccctcctcctcagGTGGCTGAGCTGCCCCCCCCGGGTACTACTGGCACCCCCCACCAGGTGCCcctgtgcctctggagccaccccaacaGCTCCAAATGGTAGGAGCAGCTGGTGTTGAGGCAGTGGGATGCctgcagaacttctggatgagcaGGGAGACCtttcaggagctctgccactggcttagccctgcactgaggcaccaggacacctgcatgcagcccacccGTTCCCCCAAAAAGAGGGTCaccatagccatctggaagctggccacccgggACAGCTACCAGTGTGTGGGgtatcagtttggagtgggcaaacctaccactggggctgtcctcatggaggaaagGCACGCTCGGGTCACACACTCACTActgggagtggggatggagctCCCAGGCAAGAGGGACCCTTGGTGGCAGGATGCTGTAAGGgtacaggaggtgctgggggccaGGAACTTCCTGCCATGCCCTCATGAGAGTACACATCCTCAATCACATGCAGGTCGTCCAGGCCATCACTGCAATGCTGCTTCACAAGGTCAGCCACGTGGGGGATAGGTATGCAGCCATAAAGGATTCACTCCACTCAGCTTTctgaactgctttggcacccCAGATGGGGCGCACACCCTCATTGGTGCCACAACTCACTGTGCTGGCCACCACATCAACAGaaagtgctgcaggccctggtgggtcCCAAAGTCCTGTTCATAGCCATCTATGTGGGCTGGAcacactagctacgtctacacgtgaatgctacattgaaatagcttatttcgatgtagcgacatcgaaataagttatttcgatgaataacgtctccacatcctccagggctggtgctgttgacgttcaacgtcgacgatgggcagcactacattgaagtaggcactgcaggggagtgtctacacaccaaagcagcccacatcgaaataagggtgccaggaacagctgcagacagggtcacagggcagactcaacagcaagctgctcccttaaagggcccctcccagacacacttgcactaaacagcacaagatccacagagccaacaaccggttgcagaccctatgcatgcagcatggatccccagctgcagcagcagcagccagaagccctgggctaagggctgctgcacatggtgaccatagagccccgcaggggctggaaagagtatctctcaacccctcagctgatggccgccatggcggaccccgctatttcgatgttgcgggatgtggatcagctacacatgccctacttcgatgttcaacgtcgaagtagggcgctattcccatctcctcatgaggatagcaacttcgatgtctcactgccttatggcgatttcaacttcgaaatatcgctcgccatgtgtagacgtggcgggcgctatttcgaagttggcgcggctacttcgaagtagccggcacgtgtagacacggctcctatGTGCATGTGTTCCAGAATTCAGGCCTCTGCTGATGCATGGAGGCCAAGACCTTTATCCACCATTGGGAAGTCCCAGATGGGGATGTCATTGTGCCACTCTGTATGGTGGTGGAAcctgcctaccccctgcagctaaGGCTAATGCAGCCatatactggccacctcaaccccaccccggAGCTGTATAACACCCGGCTAAACCAGGCCCTCACTGTGGTGTAATGCGCCTTCAGGTGCCCGAAGGGTTGGTGACAGTGCCTCCTCTCAGACCTGGAGGCTGGGGTGCAGCGTGTTCTGCGGTGGGGGCGTGAATTCCTACTGTGCCCTCCTCCACATCATGGAGGGCAAGGGTGATGCCTTTGTGCAGGTATGAGTGGCTGAGTCCAGTCCCAGGTATGAGCAATCAGCCACTGCCTCCAGTCACCAGGCCCGTTGGGATGGGATCCACATCAGGGAAGCCCTCTCACCATCCCCCTCACGCATCCACCCCTCACCatacccaccaccaccacaactgcATATCACCCCCCACCATCCTTCCATGAAGAGCACAGGACACGGGGAATCtatggaaaataaaacatttactatAACTACAAATACACAACTGGTTTCAAACTCAACAAATATGTCCTATCGGGACGGTGGCAAACTATGTGtatttgggggctgggagggatctGAACCTGAAGTGGGGCTGAGGGGGATCACCcaagggcaggggtggaaggccaTGATCTCCACTGGCCCTGggatccctccctccctgggtttGGGGTCTGCGGTTGCggttggggctgagatggggcaggCAGCACAGGCAGTGGGAGGGCATTGGTGGGGTTGGGCTTAGTGGGATAATGGCATGGCGCTCAGCAGGGTGCTCAGCAGGGCGAGAGAGGGTGGGTCACATTCACCATGTGCTCCCAGAGGGAGGATGCCTATTATACTCTGCAGGTTG encodes the following:
- the CHRM3 gene encoding muscarinic acetylcholine receptor M3; amino-acid sequence: MIAYMLTQYWFCFQKNSSQNCTDTSQVPSCIILCQKVTMILRNTTVSSSFSNVSFVWNRDSQGTGLLDDVPSLTGSYDYPQTTEIFPFSTMETANRSLAGMSKDRLGGHTLWQVVLIAFLTGILALVTIIGNILVIVAFKVNKQLKTVNNYFLLSLACADLIIGVISMNLFTTYIIMDHWALGNLACDLWLSIDYVASNASVMNLLVISFDRYFSITRPLTYRAKRTTKRAGMMIGLAWVISFILWAPAILFWQYFVGKRTVPPDECYIQFLSVPTITFGTAIAAFYLPVTIMTILYWRIYKETEKRTKELAGLQASGSEAEAAHFIHQTGSSRSCSSYELQQQSMRRSTRRKYGRCHFWLTTKSWKPSQDQGDQDHSSSDSWNNNDAAGSLENSASSDEEDIATETRAIYSIVLKLPGHSTILNSTQLPSSEDLNGSGDDLQKPSNGSKERKPKKLPSQKSVDDGGNFQKSFPKLPVHLEAAAEAAKISDGIPSAAKTSAALPLSFKEATLAKKFALKTRSQITKRKRMSLIKEKKAAQTLSAILFAFIITWTPYNIMVLVNTFCDSCIPKTFWNLGYWLCYINSTVNPMCYALCNKTFRTTFKMLLLCQCDKRKRRKQQYQQRQSVIFHKRIPEEAS